One window of Triticum dicoccoides isolate Atlit2015 ecotype Zavitan chromosome 5A, WEW_v2.0, whole genome shotgun sequence genomic DNA carries:
- the LOC119301916 gene encoding pentatricopeptide repeat-containing protein At5g48910-like: MPPPTVPFFLTSTTLATAAKPQRQQLPAQSQPQPPSCGAQTPADALAASYTARMRLNPHLALRLFDHLLRSGADPDPIAYALALARCARERAHPAAAQLHGHAAKRGAASHRRVRNGLIHAYSVCGMLHDARKVFDYGPEVDMIAWNCLLRGYAQGRDAGALREFFARMPARDSVSWNTVIAWCVANGEHEEAVAVFREMLASNECQPDRVTLVSVISAIAYLGALAQGLWAHAYVCRKEIEVDEKLSSALINMYSKCGFIEGAVYVFENSCALRNVDTWNAMLAGFTASGCRERALELFTRMESSGFVPNKITFNSLLNACSHGGFVEEGISYFERMTNSYSIDPDIAHYGCMVDLFCRAGLFEKAEEMIQMMPMEPDAAVWKAVVGACRTYNNFELGKKAGHRLIEAAPDDHAGYVLLSNIYALDGNWKGVHKVRKLMLDCGVQKVPGSSSIELDGVIHEFISGDKSHSRKREVYEMLSEICQQLKIAGYAPDTSQVLLDIDDEDVKESSLALHSEKLALALGLISTAPGTPIRIVKNLRVCGDCHNAIKLLSKIYGRCIIVRDANRFHRFREGSCSCGDYW; this comes from the coding sequence ATGCCTCCTCCCACcgtccccttcttcctcacctccacCACGCTCGCCACCGCCGCGAAACCGCAACGGCAGCAGCTACCGGCGCAATCGCAACCGCAGCCGCCTTCATGCGGCGCCCAAACCCCAGCCGACGCCCTCGCCGCGTCGTACACCGCGCGCATGCGGCTTAACCCGCACCTCGCGCTCCGCCTGTTCGACCACCTGCTCCGCTCCGGCGCCGACCCGGACCCCATAGCGTACGCGCTCGCCCTGGCCCGCTGCGCGCGGGAGCGGGCCCACCCCGCCGCCGCGCAGCTCCACGGGCACGCCGCCAAGCGCGGGGCCGCTTCGCACCGCCGCGTGCGCAACGGGCTCATCCACGCCTACTCCGTCTGCGGGATGCTCCACGACGCGCGCAAGGTGTTCGACTATGGGCCCGAGGTGGACATGATCGCCTGGAACTGCCTGCTGCGAGGGTACGCGCAGGGCAGGGACGCAGGAGCACTCCGGGAGTTCTTCGCGCGGATGCCAGCCCGAGACTCGGTCTCTTGGAACACGGTCATTGCATGGTGTGTTGCGAATGGGGAGCACGAGGAGGCAGTTGCGGTGTTCCGGGAGATGCTGGCGAGCAATGAGTGCCAGCCTGATAGGGTGACATTGGTGAGCGTAATCTCCGCAATTGCGTACTTGGGAGCACTTGCGCAGGGGCTGTGGGCACATGCATATGTTTGCAGGAAAGAGATTGAGGTCGATGAGAAGTTGAGCTCAGCTCTAATAAACATGTACTCCAAGTGTGGTTTCATTGAGGGTGCAGTTTATGTGTTTGAAAATTCGTGTGCACTGAGGAACGTGGATACGTGGAATGCGATGCTAGCTGGTTTCACAGCAAGTGGCTGCAGGGAAAGAGCTTTGGAGCTTTTTACTAGAATGGAGTCATCTGGGTTTGTTCCTAACAAGATTACGTTTAACAGTTTACTGAATGCTTGCAGCCATGGAGGGTTTGTTGAGGAAGGTATTAGTTATTTTGAGAGAATGACAAATTCGTATAGTATTGATCCCGACATTGCCCACTATGGTTGTATGGTGGATCTGTTTTGCCGCGCGGGGCTATTTGAGAAGGCAGAGGAGATGATTCAGATGATGCCAATGGAGCCAGATGCTGCTGTGTGGAAGGCCGTAGTTGGTGCTTGTAGAACTTACAACAACTTCGAGTTGGGAAAGAAGGCAGGCCACAGGCTTATTGAGGCTGCACCGGATGATCATGCAGGGTATGTGTTACTATCCAACATTTATGCGCTGGATGGCAACTGGAAAGGAGTGCATAAGGTGAGGAAGCTGATGTTGGATTGTGGAGTGCAGAAGGTACCTGGGAGCAGCTCAATAGAGCTTGATGGTGTTATTCATGAGTTCATATCTGGAGATAAAAGCCACTCAAGGAAGAGAGAGGTATATGAGATGCTAAGCGAGATATGCCAGCAGTTGAAAATTGCGGGATATGCTCCAGACACTTCCCAAGTGCTGCTAGATATTGATGATGAGGATGTGAAAGAGAGTTCACTTGCTCTTCACAGCGAGAAGCTTGCACTTGCCTTGGGGCTGATTAGCACTGCACCTGGGACACCTATTAGGATTGTAAAGAACCTCCGGGTCTGTGGAGACTGTCATAATGCGATAAAACTGCTAAGCAAGATTTATGGAAGGTGCATTATTGTTAGGGATGCGAATCGATTTCATCGTTTCAGAGAAGGGTCTTGTTCTTGCGGAGATTACTGGTAA